From Pandoraea norimbergensis, the proteins below share one genomic window:
- a CDS encoding eCIS core domain-containing protein produces MRKPAQSQDATHVVQARSTVAGGGQSDFADNRPEAEGLRQLQAMADNSPRMVAQRQAQAPINRTGLPDSLKSGVESLSGMSMDHVRVHYNSSAPAQLNAHAYAQGSDIHLGPGQEQHLPHEAWHVVQQAQDRVRPTMQLKAGVPVNDDEGLEREADEMGTKALAAANPAAA; encoded by the coding sequence ATGAGAAAGCCAGCGCAGTCTCAGGACGCGACACACGTCGTGCAGGCCAGATCGACTGTGGCGGGTGGTGGCCAGTCCGACTTCGCTGACAACCGGCCCGAGGCCGAGGGGCTGCGCCAGTTGCAGGCCATGGCCGATAACAGCCCGCGCATGGTCGCGCAGCGTCAGGCGCAGGCGCCGATCAACCGCACGGGGCTCCCCGATTCACTAAAATCCGGCGTCGAGTCGCTGTCCGGCATGAGCATGGATCATGTGCGGGTGCACTACAACTCGTCGGCCCCGGCGCAACTCAATGCCCACGCTTACGCGCAGGGCAGCGACATCCACCTTGGACCCGGGCAGGAGCAGCACCTGCCGCATGAGGCCTGGCACGTGGTGCAGCAGGCACAGGACCGGGTGCGGCCAACAATGCAACTGAAGGCCGGCGTGCCCGTCAATGACGATGAAGGGCTGGAGCGCGAAGCCGATGAAATGGGCACGAAAGCGCTTGCGGCCGCCAACCCGGCGGCAGCCTAG
- a CDS encoding Mor transcription activator family protein, whose amino-acid sequence MADGAFHDSRLKGDFKSKGPELLIDLADQCTQALKECGGLTDELAVQVAREIADRMAAHWGGQNIYFPMGLSYKLSQRDRQIYDDFNGANHSELARKYGVSLQWIYKIVKTVRQEEMARRQGDMFAE is encoded by the coding sequence ATGGCTGATGGTGCATTCCACGATAGCCGTCTTAAAGGCGATTTCAAAAGCAAGGGGCCGGAGCTGCTGATTGACCTCGCAGATCAGTGCACACAAGCGCTGAAGGAGTGTGGTGGCCTGACCGATGAGTTGGCGGTTCAGGTCGCGCGTGAAATTGCCGACCGCATGGCGGCTCATTGGGGTGGTCAGAACATCTATTTCCCGATGGGCCTGTCCTACAAGCTTTCGCAGCGAGATCGCCAGATCTATGACGATTTCAATGGCGCAAACCACAGCGAGCTTGCTCGCAAGTATGGTGTCTCCCTGCAGTGGATCTACAAGATCGTGAAAACGGTCCGCCAGGAGGAGATGGCCCGGCGTCAGGGGGATATGTTCGCTGAGTAA
- a CDS encoding DUF3164 family protein, with amino-acid sequence MSDTIPAGYWRDGEGRLIPENMVKPIDKARDALVRELVGHAKSASTVLADFKAKAFGDIGAFVEMSGEQYGVKLGGVKGNVTLLSFDGHFKIVRQIQEHLVFDERLQAAKQLIDECIRTWTQGSRDEIKALINDAFQVNKEGKINTGRVLGLKRLNISDEKWQRAMQAIADSVQVAGSKPYVRIYERIGDTDQYQPISLDVAAV; translated from the coding sequence ATGAGCGACACGATTCCGGCCGGGTACTGGCGCGACGGGGAAGGACGGCTGATTCCCGAAAACATGGTCAAGCCGATCGACAAAGCACGCGACGCATTGGTCCGCGAACTGGTCGGGCACGCTAAGTCCGCATCGACGGTCCTGGCGGACTTCAAAGCGAAAGCATTCGGTGACATTGGCGCGTTCGTAGAGATGTCGGGCGAACAGTATGGCGTGAAGCTCGGCGGGGTGAAAGGGAACGTCACGCTGCTGTCGTTCGACGGCCATTTCAAGATCGTTCGCCAGATCCAGGAGCACCTCGTATTCGACGAACGCCTGCAGGCCGCAAAGCAGTTGATCGATGAGTGCATTCGGACCTGGACGCAAGGCAGCCGCGACGAAATCAAGGCACTCATCAATGACGCGTTCCAGGTCAACAAGGAAGGAAAGATCAATACGGGCCGCGTTCTCGGACTGAAGCGCCTGAATATCAGCGACGAGAAGTGGCAGCGCGCTATGCAGGCGATTGCAGACAGCGTGCAGGTGGCCGGGAGCAAGCCCTATGTCCGTATTTACGAGCGGATCGGTGACACCGATCAGTATCAGCCGATCAGTCTTGACGTCGCGGCGGTGTGA
- a CDS encoding DUF2786 domain-containing protein — MTSDHSKILDKIKKCLALSASCNEHEAEAALRQARKLMEAHGLTETHLQATGADERRAKAGVRSRPSRWETMLAQNIGDAFNCVVIFSGSGWAVSGEWCFIGCQAAPEVAGYAFAVLSSQAKRARANHIRERLGRCKGATKTRRADLFSEGWVRVVAGAIAAFSCTAEQSAAIGAYLEVHYPTLKNLQPRDRNGGRRLRDHEYGDYVAGRLSGQDAKLHRGISAGAQPLALESAQ, encoded by the coding sequence ATGACGAGCGATCACAGCAAAATTCTGGACAAGATCAAGAAGTGCCTTGCTCTCTCGGCCAGCTGTAATGAGCACGAGGCCGAAGCGGCACTACGCCAGGCACGCAAGCTGATGGAGGCGCATGGCCTGACCGAAACACACCTCCAGGCGACCGGTGCCGACGAGCGGCGCGCCAAAGCCGGGGTAAGGAGCCGCCCCTCGCGGTGGGAGACCATGCTGGCGCAGAACATCGGCGACGCTTTCAATTGTGTGGTCATCTTCTCCGGAAGTGGTTGGGCCGTGTCCGGAGAATGGTGTTTCATCGGGTGTCAAGCCGCGCCCGAAGTCGCCGGGTATGCGTTCGCGGTGCTGAGCAGCCAGGCAAAGCGGGCGCGTGCAAACCATATTCGCGAACGTCTTGGTCGCTGCAAGGGGGCCACCAAAACTCGACGTGCAGATCTGTTCAGTGAGGGATGGGTACGTGTGGTCGCCGGCGCCATCGCTGCATTTTCATGCACAGCCGAACAGAGCGCCGCTATCGGTGCCTATTTGGAAGTCCATTATCCGACGCTCAAGAATCTGCAACCACGCGATCGCAACGGTGGCCGACGCCTTCGGGATCATGAGTATGGCGATTATGTTGCCGGCCGCTTGTCGGGCCAGGACGCCAAACTCCACCGAGGCATCAGCGCGGGCGCTCAACCTCTGGCACTGGAGTCCGCGCAATGA
- a CDS encoding HU family DNA-binding protein: MNKQELIKQLANNADVTNKQAEAVLNALSATVLNHIGVGKQLMIPDLGKFTLAERAAKIGRNPKTGEAIQIAAKRVPKFTPAKALKDAAAG; this comes from the coding sequence ATGAACAAGCAAGAACTCATCAAGCAGTTGGCGAACAACGCAGATGTGACCAACAAGCAAGCGGAAGCGGTACTCAACGCGCTCAGCGCCACGGTGCTGAACCACATTGGCGTCGGAAAGCAGTTGATGATCCCCGACTTGGGCAAGTTCACCTTGGCGGAACGAGCAGCGAAGATCGGCCGTAACCCGAAGACCGGCGAAGCGATTCAGATCGCCGCAAAGCGGGTGCCGAAATTCACGCCGGCCAAGGCGCTCAAGGATGCTGCGGCAGGTTAA
- a CDS encoding gp16 family protein, giving the protein MSRPGERQRLIRLIHVAKHDLSMDDDTYRDILLRVGKRSSSAELAIPELERVLEHLKRCGFKVRSKAKPSRAMAQDRQSKKIRALWLFLHKLQAVRNPTEEALAAYVKRITGVDALQWIDGEQAERLIESMKRWAMRFLPQAVKDMVPQVGEITDVERAQLNTALSHAFASGTFDPMQAAWERLNDILTQGR; this is encoded by the coding sequence ATGAGTCGGCCAGGCGAACGCCAGCGCCTGATCCGGCTGATTCACGTCGCCAAGCATGATTTGTCGATGGATGACGACACCTATCGTGACATCCTGCTGCGCGTTGGAAAGCGGTCCTCCAGCGCCGAACTTGCCATTCCAGAACTGGAGCGCGTGTTGGAGCACCTGAAACGTTGCGGGTTTAAGGTGCGTTCCAAAGCGAAGCCGTCCCGAGCGATGGCTCAGGATCGGCAGAGCAAAAAGATCCGCGCGCTGTGGTTGTTCCTGCACAAACTGCAGGCAGTCCGAAATCCGACCGAGGAAGCGCTGGCCGCCTACGTCAAGCGCATCACCGGTGTGGACGCCTTGCAGTGGATTGACGGAGAACAGGCCGAGCGTCTGATCGAGTCCATGAAGCGTTGGGCAATGCGGTTTCTGCCGCAAGCCGTCAAAGACATGGTTCCGCAGGTTGGCGAAATCACTGACGTGGAGCGGGCGCAGTTGAATACCGCGCTCAGCCATGCATTCGCATCGGGAACGTTCGACCCGATGCAGGCTGCCTGGGAGCGGCTGAACGACATTTTGACGCAAGGGAGATAG